A stretch of Myceligenerans xiligouense DNA encodes these proteins:
- the rsmI gene encoding 16S rRNA (cytidine(1402)-2'-O)-methyltransferase, translating into MTTSTGSRGRTPDSGALVLAATPIGNADDASGHLRRLLADADVVAAEDTRRLHALASRIGVRIGGRIVSYHEHNETARADDLLDTVASGGTVAVVTDAGMPSVSDPGYRVVARAIERGLRVTAAPGPSAVLTALALSGLPTDRFTFEGFPPRKPGERARSLAALAAEPRTMVFFEAPHRISDTLAAMAQAFGDDRPGAVCRELTKTYEEVLRGGLGELAARASDEQLRGEICVVVAGAPPAPPASVDDVVGEVLDRVAGGERLKTAVAEVAEATGVPKRDLYAAALQAR; encoded by the coding sequence GTGACAACTTCGACAGGCTCCCGGGGCAGGACACCGGACAGCGGCGCCCTCGTTCTCGCCGCCACCCCGATCGGCAACGCCGACGACGCCTCCGGCCACCTCCGGCGCCTGCTGGCCGACGCCGACGTCGTCGCCGCCGAGGACACCCGCCGCCTGCACGCCCTCGCCTCCCGGATCGGTGTGCGGATCGGCGGCCGGATCGTGAGCTACCACGAGCACAACGAGACCGCGCGCGCCGACGACCTGCTCGACACCGTCGCGTCCGGCGGCACCGTCGCCGTCGTGACCGACGCCGGCATGCCGTCGGTCAGCGACCCCGGCTACCGGGTGGTCGCCCGCGCCATCGAACGCGGGCTGCGCGTCACCGCCGCTCCCGGACCCTCCGCCGTGCTCACCGCGCTCGCCCTGTCCGGCCTGCCCACCGACCGCTTCACCTTCGAGGGCTTCCCGCCCCGCAAACCGGGCGAGCGCGCCCGGAGCCTCGCGGCACTCGCGGCCGAGCCGCGCACCATGGTCTTCTTCGAGGCCCCGCACCGGATCTCCGACACGCTCGCCGCGATGGCCCAGGCCTTCGGCGACGACCGGCCCGGGGCGGTCTGCCGTGAACTCACCAAGACGTACGAGGAGGTGCTGCGCGGTGGACTGGGGGAACTCGCCGCGCGCGCGTCGGACGAGCAGCTCCGCGGCGAGATCTGCGTGGTGGTCGCCGGCGCGCCGCCCGCTCCCCCGGCGAGCGTGGACGACGTCGTCGGCGAGGTGCTCGACCGGGTGGCGGGCGGGGAACGGCTCAAGACGGCGGTCGCGGAGGTCGCGGAGGCGACGGGGGTACCGAAGCGCGACCTGTACGCGGCGGCGCTCCAGGCGCGCTGA
- a CDS encoding dolichyl-phosphate-mannose--protein mannosyltransferase → MPQHDANRDPQVVPAETPTDAASDAPAEVVLDVAADAAPDVPDAAPPDVTDDAAPDVTADAAPAVAGDGRPTRERLLTQLLGARRMRLGVTGRDRLWGWAGTVAVVLVAAFARLWELGRPAVLVFDETYYVKEGWSLASLGYEAAWPEDPNAAFEAGDVSSYLTGQAEYVVHPPIGKWMIALGMRLAGGATEPWQWRVASAVIGVLAVLLLVRIARRLFASSALGVLAGLLFAVDGEAIVHSRTGLLDQFLMFWVLVAFGCLLMDREWGRRRLAERVAHLVDAGSGVGLYGPRIGFRWWRFAAAVSLGLACGVKWSALWFVVAFGLLTVFWDLWARRTLGIRRWWEDGVLADVVPTTLIMLPTIVLAYVATWTGWFVNRMSYMRDWAAVNGHDAPGWWPGWADGAWQSGRSLWQYHRQMWDFHTSLDSEHNYAAHPLGWIVQSRPTSFFWERFSPGQGPCPADATHDCATAVTSLGNPIIWWLGAVALLVSLVLGIMLRDWRASGPLVGVAAGWLPWFLYSWPVAEFLGGVSRTIFTFYTIVFVPFLILAIVHVVASLLDLTDDDPPARRAVGWVTGAVAAVIVGVSVLFYPIWTAMPVPYDYWHSLMWLPSWI, encoded by the coding sequence GTGCCCCAGCACGACGCGAACAGGGATCCCCAGGTCGTTCCCGCCGAGACGCCCACCGACGCCGCCTCCGACGCGCCGGCCGAGGTCGTGCTCGACGTGGCGGCCGACGCCGCGCCCGACGTACCCGACGCCGCCCCGCCCGACGTCACCGACGACGCCGCGCCCGACGTGACGGCCGACGCCGCGCCGGCCGTGGCCGGTGACGGCCGGCCCACGCGCGAGCGCCTCCTGACACAGCTGCTCGGCGCGCGCCGCATGCGCCTGGGCGTCACCGGCCGGGACCGCCTGTGGGGCTGGGCCGGGACGGTGGCCGTGGTGCTCGTGGCCGCCTTCGCGCGGCTCTGGGAGCTGGGCCGCCCTGCGGTTCTGGTGTTCGACGAGACGTACTACGTCAAGGAGGGCTGGTCGCTGGCGAGTCTCGGCTACGAGGCGGCCTGGCCCGAGGACCCGAACGCCGCGTTCGAGGCGGGCGACGTCAGCTCCTATCTGACCGGTCAGGCCGAGTACGTGGTCCATCCGCCGATCGGCAAGTGGATGATCGCCCTCGGGATGCGGCTGGCGGGCGGCGCCACGGAGCCGTGGCAGTGGCGGGTCGCGAGTGCCGTGATCGGCGTCCTGGCGGTGCTGCTGCTGGTGCGGATCGCGCGGCGGCTCTTCGCGTCGTCGGCGCTCGGGGTGCTGGCGGGCCTGCTGTTCGCCGTGGACGGCGAGGCGATCGTGCACTCCCGGACCGGCCTGCTGGACCAGTTCCTCATGTTCTGGGTGCTCGTGGCGTTCGGGTGCCTGCTGATGGACCGGGAGTGGGGGCGGCGCCGGCTGGCCGAGCGGGTGGCGCACCTGGTGGACGCCGGGAGCGGCGTCGGTCTGTACGGGCCGCGGATCGGGTTCCGGTGGTGGCGGTTCGCGGCCGCGGTCTCGCTCGGCCTGGCGTGCGGGGTGAAGTGGTCCGCGCTCTGGTTCGTCGTGGCGTTCGGGCTGCTCACGGTCTTCTGGGACCTGTGGGCGCGGCGCACTCTCGGCATCCGCCGGTGGTGGGAGGACGGGGTGCTGGCCGACGTCGTGCCGACCACCCTGATCATGTTGCCCACGATCGTGCTGGCGTATGTCGCGACCTGGACCGGCTGGTTCGTGAACCGCATGTCGTACATGCGCGACTGGGCCGCGGTGAACGGCCACGACGCACCCGGATGGTGGCCGGGCTGGGCCGACGGCGCCTGGCAGTCCGGCCGGTCCCTGTGGCAGTACCACCGACAGATGTGGGACTTCCACACGTCGCTGGACTCCGAGCACAACTACGCGGCGCATCCGCTGGGGTGGATCGTGCAGTCGCGGCCGACGTCGTTCTTCTGGGAGCGGTTCTCTCCCGGCCAGGGGCCGTGCCCGGCGGACGCGACGCATGACTGTGCCACCGCCGTGACGTCGCTCGGCAACCCGATCATCTGGTGGCTCGGCGCGGTCGCGCTCCTCGTGTCCCTGGTGCTGGGGATCATGCTGCGGGACTGGCGGGCGTCCGGCCCGCTGGTCGGGGTCGCGGCGGGCTGGCTGCCGTGGTTCCTGTACTCGTGGCCGGTGGCCGAGTTCCTCGGCGGGGTGTCCCGCACGATCTTCACCTTCTACACGATCGTGTTCGTGCCGTTCCTGATCCTGGCGATCGTGCACGTGGTGGCCTCGCTGCTGGACCTCACCGACGACGATCCTCCCGCGCGGCGGGCCGTGGGCTGGGTGACGGGCGCCGTGGCTGCCGTGATCGTGGGCGTGAGCGTGCTCTTCTACCCGATCTGGACGGCGATGCCGGTGCCCTACGACTACTGGCACAGCCTGATGTGGCTGCCGAGCTGGATCTGA
- a CDS encoding RNA-binding domain-containing protein — MEQDQARALIERGETLTVEFKSERRERYSDNGIVENVTCLANGEGGTLFLGVEDDGRVTGAALRHSGGTDPQRMRALIANQTVPPLPCEVTVLEIDGHEVIAIEVEKALNPVGTARATYRRRSLGPDGRPQCVAYPLHEMLSRTTSTGQNDYAALRVPGISWDDLDPAAFALARTLVSSSGDTALGTLDDLDLARALGVVTVGDPGPMPLMGALLLFGRTESLRRLAPTHEVLFQVLSQTSVTLNETVPGGLISAADQIHRLFLPYNTEDEVDAGMLRVALPKVPIEAFREAVANALVHRDFTQLGPVQVQITDDGVTIASPGGFPEGIRLDNLLVESRPRSRLLAEAFRRMGLVERTGRGIQRMYSGMLRIGRDAPDYTGSTSASVRVTFPTADADTELARYVFERERETGRPWPLQDLQVLRALRRDGALSLTDAATLTQRSQAEVRATLSRMVDSGVVEARGSGRGRAYHLSGAAYRAIGAASGYIRTRSFDPIQQQEMVLQYVRAHGSINRAQAAELCSIAPTQATTLLRRLVAHGRLELRGERRGAHYVLSRADEA; from the coding sequence ATGGAGCAAGACCAGGCGCGCGCGCTCATCGAAAGAGGCGAGACCCTCACCGTCGAGTTCAAGAGCGAGCGACGAGAGCGCTACTCCGACAACGGGATCGTCGAGAACGTGACCTGCCTCGCCAACGGTGAGGGTGGCACCCTCTTCCTCGGCGTCGAAGACGACGGCCGCGTCACCGGGGCAGCCCTCCGCCACAGTGGCGGCACCGATCCTCAGCGCATGCGTGCACTCATCGCGAACCAGACGGTGCCCCCACTCCCATGCGAGGTCACGGTGCTCGAGATCGACGGCCACGAGGTCATCGCCATCGAAGTCGAGAAAGCGCTCAACCCTGTCGGAACTGCACGCGCCACATATCGACGCCGCTCGCTAGGACCCGATGGGCGCCCACAGTGTGTCGCGTACCCGCTGCACGAGATGCTGAGCCGTACGACCAGCACGGGGCAAAACGACTATGCGGCTCTCCGCGTTCCTGGGATCTCGTGGGACGACCTCGATCCAGCAGCGTTCGCGCTGGCCCGGACGCTCGTGAGTAGCAGCGGGGACACCGCATTGGGGACGCTGGACGATCTGGACCTCGCCAGGGCGCTCGGAGTGGTGACCGTCGGCGATCCCGGCCCGATGCCGTTGATGGGTGCGCTCCTGTTGTTCGGCAGGACCGAATCGCTGCGTCGCCTCGCCCCGACCCACGAAGTGCTCTTCCAGGTCCTCTCGCAGACCTCCGTCACACTGAACGAGACGGTGCCGGGCGGACTCATCAGTGCCGCCGACCAGATCCACCGGCTGTTCCTTCCGTACAACACGGAAGACGAGGTCGACGCCGGGATGCTCCGGGTCGCGCTTCCCAAGGTCCCGATCGAAGCGTTCCGCGAAGCCGTGGCGAACGCGCTGGTGCACCGGGACTTCACGCAGCTCGGTCCGGTCCAGGTGCAGATAACGGACGACGGAGTGACGATCGCCAGTCCTGGTGGATTCCCCGAGGGAATCCGGCTCGACAACCTGCTGGTGGAGAGTCGTCCGCGCAGCCGCCTGCTGGCCGAGGCGTTCCGGCGTATGGGGCTCGTGGAACGCACCGGACGCGGGATCCAACGGATGTACTCAGGCATGCTGCGGATCGGGCGGGACGCGCCTGATTACACCGGCAGCACGTCTGCGTCAGTCCGTGTCACGTTCCCAACGGCTGACGCCGATACCGAACTCGCTCGCTACGTGTTCGAACGTGAACGGGAGACCGGCCGCCCATGGCCACTGCAGGATCTCCAGGTCCTCCGCGCCCTTCGCCGGGACGGTGCTCTCAGTCTGACCGACGCGGCGACGTTGACCCAACGTTCGCAGGCTGAGGTGCGAGCAACGCTGAGCCGGATGGTCGACTCTGGTGTCGTCGAGGCGCGCGGCAGCGGACGGGGACGCGCCTACCACCTGTCGGGTGCGGCATATCGGGCGATCGGAGCGGCTTCGGGATACATCCGGACGCGGTCGTTCGATCCGATACAGCAGCAAGAGATGGTTCTCCAGTATGTCCGTGCGCACGGATCGATCAACCGCGCGCAGGCCGCCGAGCTCTGCTCGATTGCACCGACACAGGCGACAACTCTTCTTCGTCGCCTCGTCGCGCACGGTCGGCTCGAGCTTCGGGGCGAGCGACGTGGCGCTCACTACGTCCTCTCGCGCGCTGATGAGGCATGA
- the metG gene encoding methionine--tRNA ligase: MARHLVTSALPYINGVKHLGNMVGSMLPADVYSRYLRQRGHDVLYICATDEHGTPAELAAAAANTPVAEFCAQAHETQKAIYEGFDLRFDYFGRSSSEQNAEITQHFARKLHENGFIEERAIRQVYSPEDGRFLPDRYVEGTCPHCGYDKARGDQCENCTRVLDPTDLIEPRSAISGSTDLEIRETTHLFLLQSKLQGEVEAWLDEHSKDWPLLSTSIARKWLAEGLQDRAITRDLEWGVPVPADTWPELAAEGKVFYVWFDAPIEYIGATKEWSDAAPQGEARDWRSWWYEADDVRYTEFMAKDNVPFHTVMFPATQLGVREPWTMTDYVKGFSWLTYYGGKFSTSQQRGIFTDAALEILPSDYWRYFLVANAPESDDSSFTWEHFASTVNKDLADTLGNFVNRVLTFSVKKFGDTVPAGGTPGEAEEKLGAEVARLLTELEEQMEALEYRKAAAALRALWSAGNAYLVEKEPWKQVKTDPDAAALSLRTAMNLIRLYAVVSEPFVPATAATLRDVFAMDDAATWVDTEAAHALDAVPAGVAVTVPPVLFAKLTDDDVTGFVERFGGADAA, from the coding sequence ATGGCTCGCCACCTTGTGACCAGTGCGCTTCCGTACATCAACGGCGTCAAGCATCTGGGGAACATGGTCGGCTCGATGCTCCCGGCGGACGTGTACTCCCGGTACCTCCGCCAGCGTGGCCACGACGTCCTGTACATCTGCGCCACCGACGAGCACGGCACGCCCGCCGAGCTCGCCGCGGCCGCGGCGAACACACCGGTGGCGGAGTTCTGCGCGCAGGCCCACGAGACGCAGAAGGCGATCTACGAGGGCTTCGACCTGCGGTTCGACTACTTCGGTCGCAGCTCGTCGGAGCAGAACGCGGAGATCACGCAGCACTTCGCCCGGAAGCTGCACGAGAACGGCTTCATCGAGGAGCGGGCCATCCGCCAGGTCTACTCGCCCGAGGACGGCCGCTTCCTGCCGGACCGCTACGTCGAGGGCACCTGCCCGCACTGCGGTTACGACAAGGCCCGCGGTGACCAGTGCGAGAACTGCACGCGCGTGCTGGACCCGACCGACCTGATCGAGCCGCGCTCGGCGATCAGCGGCTCCACCGACCTCGAGATCCGTGAGACCACCCACCTCTTCCTCCTGCAGTCGAAGCTCCAGGGGGAGGTCGAGGCCTGGCTCGACGAGCACAGCAAGGACTGGCCGCTGCTGTCCACGTCGATCGCCCGCAAGTGGCTCGCGGAGGGGCTGCAGGACCGCGCCATCACGCGCGACCTGGAGTGGGGTGTTCCCGTGCCGGCGGACACCTGGCCCGAGCTGGCGGCCGAGGGCAAGGTCTTCTACGTCTGGTTCGACGCCCCGATCGAGTACATCGGCGCCACCAAGGAATGGTCCGACGCCGCGCCGCAGGGCGAGGCGCGCGACTGGAGGTCGTGGTGGTACGAGGCCGACGACGTCCGCTACACGGAGTTCATGGCCAAGGACAACGTCCCGTTCCACACGGTGATGTTCCCCGCGACGCAGCTCGGTGTGCGCGAGCCGTGGACCATGACGGACTACGTCAAGGGCTTCTCCTGGCTCACGTACTACGGCGGTAAGTTCTCCACCTCGCAGCAGCGGGGCATCTTCACCGACGCCGCCCTGGAGATCCTGCCGAGCGACTACTGGCGGTACTTCCTGGTCGCCAACGCGCCCGAGTCCGACGACTCCTCGTTCACCTGGGAGCACTTCGCCTCCACGGTCAACAAGGACCTGGCCGACACGCTCGGCAACTTCGTCAACCGGGTGCTGACCTTCTCCGTCAAGAAGTTCGGCGACACCGTCCCGGCCGGGGGCACGCCGGGCGAGGCGGAGGAGAAGCTCGGCGCCGAGGTGGCCCGCCTGCTCACGGAGCTCGAGGAGCAGATGGAGGCGCTCGAGTACCGCAAGGCGGCCGCCGCCCTGCGCGCGCTGTGGTCGGCCGGCAACGCCTACCTGGTCGAGAAGGAGCCCTGGAAGCAGGTCAAGACCGACCCGGACGCCGCGGCGCTCTCCCTGCGCACGGCGATGAACCTGATCCGGCTCTACGCGGTGGTGTCCGAGCCGTTCGTCCCGGCCACGGCGGCGACGCTCCGCGACGTCTTCGCCATGGACGACGCCGCCACGTGGGTCGACACGGAGGCGGCGCACGCCCTGGACGCGGTGCCCGCCGGGGTGGCCGTGACGGTTCCGCCCGTGCTGTTCGCCAAGCTGACCGACGACGACGTGACCGGGTTCGTCGAGCGCTTCGGCGGCGCCGACGCGGCGTGA
- a CDS encoding TatD family hydrolase, producing MARKRDRGFPADPEPLPVPVVDNHTHLDHIGAVLPDGVPAPTPAEHLNRAAAAGVDRVVQVGCDLESARWTAALLSTTPEPTTQPQPTADHVISPRGSHPTARNDVVERDRVLGAVAIHPNEATLHAGVDEVGPDGLEPEPEERHAASLEDAIAEIGDLARSQERIRAIGETGMDLFRTGPQGEAAQRDAFRAHIALAKELGLALQIHDRDAHAQVIEVLLADGAPERTVFHCFSGDVEMARVCAERGWYLSFAGPVTFKPNDVLRAALAETPRELILLETDAPYLTPHPFRGQPNAPFAAAHTARFMAEFLGVDLEKLCSEISAASETVYGKW from the coding sequence ATGGCCCGCAAGCGTGATCGCGGTTTCCCCGCGGATCCCGAGCCGCTGCCCGTCCCCGTCGTCGACAACCACACCCACCTCGACCACATCGGCGCCGTGCTGCCGGACGGTGTGCCCGCTCCGACGCCGGCCGAGCACCTGAACCGCGCGGCGGCGGCCGGCGTCGACCGCGTGGTCCAGGTCGGCTGCGACCTGGAGTCGGCCCGCTGGACGGCCGCGCTCCTGTCCACCACCCCGGAGCCCACCACCCAGCCCCAGCCCACCGCCGACCACGTCATTTCGCCCCGTGGAAGCCATCCCACCGCGCGAAATGACGTGGTCGAGCGCGATCGCGTGCTCGGCGCGGTGGCGATTCATCCCAATGAGGCGACACTCCACGCCGGCGTCGACGAGGTGGGGCCGGACGGGCTGGAGCCCGAGCCCGAGGAGCGGCACGCCGCGTCCCTGGAGGACGCCATCGCCGAGATCGGGGACCTGGCCCGGAGCCAGGAACGGATCCGCGCGATCGGGGAGACCGGCATGGACCTGTTCCGCACCGGGCCGCAGGGCGAGGCGGCGCAGCGGGATGCCTTCCGGGCGCACATCGCCCTGGCGAAGGAACTCGGCCTCGCGTTGCAGATCCACGACCGCGATGCCCACGCGCAGGTCATCGAGGTGCTGCTGGCCGACGGCGCGCCCGAGCGCACCGTCTTCCACTGCTTCTCGGGGGACGTCGAGATGGCCCGTGTGTGCGCGGAGCGGGGCTGGTACCTCTCGTTCGCGGGGCCGGTCACGTTCAAGCCGAACGACGTGCTGCGGGCCGCGCTCGCCGAGACGCCCCGCGAGCTGATCCTGCTCGAGACGGACGCTCCGTACCTCACTCCTCACCCCTTCCGGGGTCAGCCGAACGCTCCCTTCGCGGCCGCCCACACAGCCCGGTTCATGGCCGAATTTCTCGGGGTTGACCTGGAGAAACTCTGTTCGGAGATCAGTGCCGCGTCGGAGACTGTCTACGGTAAATGGTGA
- a CDS encoding ubiquitin-like domain-containing protein — protein sequence MRSRRELGAARFADPAAAPSRPAGNAGGALLADTPRRPDSPRRRSRGAHAAPAEPLSIKPPEWLAKAPVRIGVQTAVLGSLVAVTGTYAAQAKTVTIDYNGDVRTVDAYGTSVAEILKSQHITPGRADVVTPAVDADAKDGSVIVVRTMRTVDLEIDGEVTQMETTAGTVGELLALIGERGRGAVASASRSEPLGREPIRVSTMKTVHVSVDGKTLPVKSTQPTVGGMLAEAGIVLKDKDVASVPLGAAAVDGMVVMISRDASSRTTVTETIPFETQTIEDPELLEGEEIVQTAGVAGEARVKYAITELGGAIVEKKVLNREVISEPVTQVVAVGTMRISDAQADPDAARALGKSMAAARGWTGEEWTCLEALWTRESGWRWNADNPSSSAYGIPQALPGSKMATAGSDWLTNPATQIAWGLEYIAGRYGNPCGAWAHSESVGWY from the coding sequence GTGAGATCGCGGCGAGAGCTGGGTGCAGCGCGCTTCGCGGACCCGGCCGCGGCCCCCAGCCGACCTGCCGGGAACGCCGGCGGTGCCTTGTTGGCGGACACGCCGCGCCGGCCCGACAGCCCCCGCCGCCGTTCCAGGGGCGCGCACGCGGCGCCCGCGGAGCCCCTCAGCATCAAGCCGCCGGAGTGGCTGGCCAAGGCGCCCGTCCGGATCGGCGTGCAGACGGCCGTCCTCGGTAGCCTCGTGGCCGTCACCGGCACCTACGCGGCGCAGGCCAAGACCGTCACCATCGACTACAACGGCGACGTGCGGACCGTGGACGCGTACGGCACCTCGGTCGCGGAGATCCTCAAGTCGCAGCACATCACCCCCGGCCGCGCCGACGTCGTCACGCCGGCCGTGGACGCGGATGCCAAGGACGGCTCCGTGATCGTGGTGCGCACCATGCGGACCGTGGACCTCGAGATCGACGGCGAGGTCACGCAGATGGAGACCACCGCCGGCACGGTGGGCGAACTGCTCGCGCTGATCGGCGAGCGCGGCAGGGGAGCCGTCGCCTCGGCGTCCCGCTCCGAGCCGCTCGGCCGGGAGCCCATCCGCGTCTCCACCATGAAGACGGTCCACGTCTCCGTGGACGGCAAGACACTTCCGGTCAAGTCCACGCAGCCCACCGTCGGCGGCATGCTCGCCGAGGCCGGCATCGTGCTCAAGGACAAGGACGTCGCGTCCGTCCCGCTGGGCGCCGCGGCCGTGGACGGCATGGTCGTCATGATCAGCCGCGACGCGTCGTCGAGGACGACCGTCACGGAGACCATCCCGTTCGAGACCCAGACCATCGAGGACCCGGAGCTTCTCGAGGGCGAGGAGATCGTCCAGACCGCCGGGGTGGCCGGTGAGGCGCGGGTCAAGTACGCCATCACCGAGCTGGGGGGCGCGATCGTCGAGAAGAAGGTCCTGAACCGCGAGGTCATCAGCGAGCCCGTCACCCAGGTGGTCGCCGTCGGCACCATGCGGATCTCCGACGCGCAGGCCGACCCGGACGCCGCCCGCGCGCTGGGCAAGTCCATGGCCGCCGCGCGCGGCTGGACCGGCGAGGAGTGGACCTGCCTGGAGGCTCTCTGGACCCGGGAGTCCGGCTGGCGCTGGAACGCGGACAACCCGTCGTCGAGCGCCTACGGCATCCCGCAGGCCCTGCCCGGATCCAAGATGGCCACGGCCGGTTCCGACTGGCTGACCAACCCGGCCACGCAGATCGCCTGGGGCCTGGAGTACATCGCGGGCCGCTACGGCAACCCGTGCGGCGCCTGGGCTCACTCGGAGTCCGTCGGCTGGTACTGA
- a CDS encoding ubiquitin-like domain-containing protein — protein sequence MAGVAAAALVASGTVAFAKAHKTVTLDVDGTTTSVSTFSGDVEGLLAAQGVRLDDQDEVAPALDTTLREGSDVVVRYGRQVTVAADGKESDVWLNVTDSNEALDILASRGSDVRLVASRSGARADFPLRLNDDGPVAVVADGSTRVVESGGDGVAAILDRMNIDLGKDDRVSVVSVEDLTENGGKAVKEAEVAKVVKKSDVDVALQVERYRTKKVTKTITIEHRSKTVADSSRYEDLGPAVRTAGKDGERTKTYRVTTVDGVVENRELLSNKVTTKSVTEVVVKGTKERPAPEPEPEPATSSDTSSSSSSSSSSSSSSSSSSTSESSSTTTAAVPAGSNREIGQQMAAARGWTGSQWTCLEALWTKESNWNHLAQNPSSGAYGIPQSLPGSKMGTAGSDWATNPATQIEWGLGYIAGRYGTPCGAWGHSQSVGWY from the coding sequence GTGGCCGGCGTCGCGGCGGCCGCGCTCGTCGCATCCGGCACCGTCGCGTTCGCCAAGGCGCACAAGACCGTCACCCTCGACGTGGACGGCACCACTACCTCCGTGAGCACGTTCTCCGGCGACGTCGAGGGTCTCCTCGCCGCCCAGGGAGTCCGGCTCGACGACCAGGACGAGGTGGCACCCGCACTCGACACGACACTGCGCGAAGGTTCCGATGTCGTCGTCCGCTACGGCCGTCAGGTGACGGTCGCGGCCGACGGCAAGGAGTCCGACGTGTGGCTCAACGTCACTGACTCGAACGAGGCGCTGGACATCCTCGCCTCACGCGGCTCCGACGTCCGGCTCGTGGCCTCCCGTAGTGGAGCGCGCGCCGACTTCCCGCTCCGCCTGAACGACGACGGCCCGGTCGCCGTCGTGGCAGACGGCTCGACCCGCGTGGTCGAGAGCGGCGGGGACGGTGTCGCGGCGATCCTGGACCGCATGAACATCGACCTCGGCAAGGACGACCGCGTGAGCGTCGTCTCCGTGGAGGACCTGACCGAGAACGGCGGCAAGGCCGTCAAGGAGGCCGAGGTCGCCAAGGTCGTGAAGAAGTCCGACGTCGATGTCGCCCTCCAGGTGGAGCGCTACCGGACCAAGAAGGTCACCAAGACCATCACCATCGAGCACCGCTCGAAGACGGTCGCGGACTCCTCGCGGTACGAGGATCTCGGACCGGCGGTCCGGACTGCGGGCAAGGACGGTGAGCGCACCAAGACGTACCGGGTGACCACCGTCGACGGCGTCGTGGAGAATCGCGAGCTGCTCTCGAACAAGGTGACCACCAAGTCGGTCACGGAGGTCGTCGTCAAGGGCACCAAGGAGCGCCCCGCTCCTGAGCCCGAGCCCGAGCCCGCGACGAGCAGCGACACCTCGTCCTCGTCGTCGTCCTCCTCGTCGTCCTCGTCCTCGTCCTCGTCGTCCTCGACGAGCGAGTCGTCCTCGACGACGACGGCGGCGGTCCCGGCCGGTTCCAACCGTGAGATCGGTCAGCAGATGGCCGCCGCGCGGGGCTGGACCGGCTCGCAGTGGACCTGCCTCGAGGCGCTGTGGACCAAGGAGTCCAACTGGAACCACCTCGCGCAGAACCCGTCGTCGGGTGCCTACGGCATCCCGCAGTCCCTTCCGGGGTCGAAGATGGGTACGGCGGGCTCGGACTGGGCGACCAACCCGGCCACCCAGATCGAGTGGGGCCTCGGCTACATCGCCGGCCGCTACGGCACGCCGTGCGGTGCGTGGGGCCACTCGCAGTCGGTCGGCTGGTACTGA